Proteins encoded within one genomic window of Rossellomorea vietnamensis:
- a CDS encoding S8 family peptidase codes for MKKLNVKPLLVGSIAASMIAGSMFQVEAKGVPTKDVNPKQSTVDVKASIKGEHTITLITGDVVKVSTLNNGKQIINVEPADKNGDGVRVMTIKDETFVFPNSAMPYMSAGKLDEDLFNITKLIEYGYDDKNTDAVPVIVEYKEMKAKSINAAPKGSKKVRELESIHGAALSAEKKQAEVFWNDVTVKSAEKQATSQFEKGVDKIWLDGRVEAALDQSVPQIGADQAWEQGYTGEGVKVAVLDTGIDSEHPDITGQIDEAVSFVPGEEVKDVHGHGTHVASTVLGTGAGDGKHKGVAPDARLLVGKVLSDEGFGQDSWIIDGMEWASENAKIVNMSLGSDMPSDGTDPMAEAVNQLTEENGTLFVIAAGNRGGEGTIGSPGAADSALTVGAVDKNDQLAWFSSKGPRYGDMGLKPDLSAPGVDIVAARSQYSSGEGLYKSMNGTSMATPHVAGAAAILSGKHPEWDGKTLKQVLMNTTKKLDDYAPYQVGTGRVDVPAALDTKVRATESVSFGFFKWPHDQAAPVEKVITYTNESDQDISLELEATFTNGEGEEAPEGMLNLEQEKVTVPAGGTVDVKVTLDSTLGEAGSRYQGFLRAKEDGKELISTTMAMVKEEERYPLTLKATDRDGSKGLAYVVLFSEKMEPEAVAVDGTLELRLPPGTYSAMSLMDVDAETDHAGVALVGNPEVKLDGPKTVELDARKAKEIKAVVPKKAEANYKRLEYHQTIGDMPMTSLYLMPVWIDKMYAVPTKEVKSGYFEQLTRWRLTEPTLTIDFKGKELDDIPLAGSTLLDGKYNMSTVYAGKGSAADFDRLKAKGKAVVVDRNAEVSVSQQATNAAEAGAKLVIIVNNEDKEFSVYAGTPDYTDNPVAVAGISKSEGDKLVKAVRSGNIKLKVEGTVDSPYLYDLMDVHEGSIPKDLTYAPKGKQLAKIETNYTSPVETDGGEFRYDLRPHTMRAIGFLQKVSLPSARTEYVSATEDTRWYHQANVLDETWQVRQPLMTYDGGEKISENWFSPVVRPSLGEGYWPPRRQGNSLQINVPAWADGGKGNTGGTEWDVSNQNQTTQLYKGDTLLKEGQGQALNVWDILPQERTQYRFVTDAKRDENRWNTSTRTHTEWTFWTEATENWMEDLPFLILDYKVDTDVNGDALSNRPTNLELSVGKVEGAIGYGEIDGSSLEVSFNEGKSWKKVKLERDGDTFKAVINNPKYAKSVSLKASAWDDKGNKISQEIVKAYGLR; via the coding sequence ATGAAAAAGCTGAACGTAAAACCGCTTCTGGTCGGATCGATCGCAGCCTCTATGATTGCGGGCTCGATGTTCCAAGTGGAAGCCAAAGGCGTTCCTACGAAGGACGTCAATCCTAAACAGTCAACCGTTGATGTGAAAGCCAGCATAAAAGGGGAGCATACCATCACCCTCATAACCGGAGATGTAGTGAAAGTCTCTACGTTAAACAATGGAAAACAAATCATCAATGTCGAGCCGGCAGATAAAAACGGTGATGGTGTCAGGGTGATGACGATCAAAGATGAAACATTCGTCTTTCCGAACTCTGCGATGCCTTATATGTCAGCGGGTAAGCTGGATGAAGATTTGTTTAACATTACAAAATTGATCGAGTATGGGTATGATGACAAAAACACAGATGCTGTACCGGTCATTGTCGAATACAAAGAAATGAAAGCGAAATCGATCAACGCTGCACCAAAGGGGTCTAAGAAAGTACGGGAATTGGAAAGTATCCACGGAGCCGCACTGTCAGCAGAGAAAAAGCAGGCTGAGGTTTTCTGGAATGACGTGACGGTTAAAAGTGCTGAAAAGCAAGCAACGTCACAATTCGAAAAAGGTGTAGATAAGATCTGGCTGGACGGTCGCGTTGAAGCAGCCCTTGATCAGAGTGTACCGCAAATAGGTGCGGATCAGGCTTGGGAGCAAGGATATACCGGTGAAGGGGTCAAGGTGGCGGTACTGGATACCGGGATTGACTCGGAACATCCGGATATCACAGGTCAAATCGACGAGGCAGTGAGTTTCGTTCCCGGTGAAGAAGTGAAGGATGTCCATGGCCATGGAACCCATGTGGCCTCAACGGTTCTTGGGACGGGGGCTGGTGACGGGAAACATAAAGGGGTCGCCCCGGATGCCCGTTTACTGGTAGGAAAAGTATTGAGCGATGAAGGATTTGGACAGGATTCCTGGATCATCGATGGAATGGAATGGGCATCGGAAAATGCAAAGATCGTCAATATGAGTCTTGGAAGCGATATGCCGAGTGACGGGACGGATCCGATGGCGGAAGCGGTCAATCAATTGACCGAGGAAAATGGGACATTATTTGTTATCGCCGCAGGAAATAGAGGCGGTGAAGGGACAATCGGTTCACCGGGAGCAGCGGATTCGGCATTGACGGTCGGGGCCGTTGATAAGAATGATCAGCTCGCATGGTTTTCCTCGAAAGGTCCCCGCTATGGCGATATGGGTCTGAAACCTGATTTGTCTGCCCCTGGTGTGGATATCGTAGCTGCCCGTTCTCAGTATTCAAGTGGAGAGGGATTATATAAAAGCATGAACGGAACATCCATGGCCACTCCACATGTAGCCGGGGCCGCAGCGATCCTTTCAGGGAAGCATCCGGAATGGGATGGGAAAACCCTGAAGCAGGTGCTGATGAACACAACGAAAAAGCTCGACGATTATGCACCCTATCAGGTTGGAACCGGTAGAGTCGATGTTCCTGCAGCACTGGACACAAAAGTAAGAGCCACGGAATCCGTTTCTTTCGGATTTTTCAAATGGCCACATGATCAGGCTGCGCCAGTTGAAAAGGTGATCACGTATACGAACGAGAGTGATCAGGATATCAGTCTTGAGCTGGAAGCGACTTTCACCAATGGGGAGGGCGAAGAAGCTCCAGAAGGCATGCTGAATCTTGAACAAGAAAAGGTTACAGTCCCGGCTGGTGGGACAGTTGACGTAAAGGTGACGCTGGATTCGACTCTCGGGGAAGCAGGGTCGCGCTATCAAGGGTTCCTGAGAGCGAAGGAAGATGGAAAAGAGCTCATCAGCACAACGATGGCCATGGTCAAGGAGGAAGAACGCTATCCACTGACCTTGAAGGCAACCGATCGTGACGGATCGAAGGGGCTTGCTTATGTCGTCTTATTCAGTGAGAAGATGGAACCGGAAGCGGTGGCCGTAGATGGGACACTTGAACTTCGATTGCCTCCTGGCACGTATTCCGCCATGTCCCTTATGGATGTTGATGCAGAAACAGATCATGCTGGTGTTGCTCTTGTCGGGAATCCGGAAGTGAAACTTGACGGACCGAAAACCGTTGAACTTGATGCACGTAAAGCCAAGGAAATCAAAGCAGTCGTTCCAAAGAAAGCCGAAGCGAACTATAAGCGTCTGGAATATCATCAAACCATCGGAGACATGCCGATGACAAGTCTTTACTTAATGCCTGTCTGGATTGATAAGATGTATGCCGTACCGACTAAAGAAGTGAAGAGTGGGTATTTTGAGCAGCTGACACGCTGGCGTCTGACAGAGCCGACCTTGACAATTGATTTTAAAGGGAAAGAATTGGATGATATCCCACTGGCGGGAAGTACGTTGTTAGATGGGAAGTATAATATGTCCACAGTCTATGCGGGTAAAGGGAGCGCTGCTGACTTTGACCGCCTCAAAGCAAAAGGAAAAGCTGTGGTGGTCGATCGTAATGCAGAAGTGAGCGTGTCCCAGCAAGCGACGAATGCTGCTGAAGCAGGGGCAAAGCTTGTAATCATTGTGAACAATGAGGACAAAGAGTTCAGTGTATATGCGGGAACTCCTGACTATACCGATAATCCGGTAGCCGTTGCTGGTATCAGTAAGAGTGAAGGGGATAAGCTCGTGAAAGCAGTACGTTCTGGAAATATAAAATTAAAGGTGGAAGGGACGGTCGATTCTCCTTACCTTTATGATTTAATGGATGTACATGAAGGCTCGATTCCAAAGGATCTGACCTATGCACCTAAAGGGAAGCAATTAGCGAAAATCGAAACAAATTATACTTCACCTGTTGAAACGGATGGCGGGGAGTTCCGATATGATCTGCGCCCTCACACGATGAGAGCAATTGGATTCCTGCAAAAAGTGTCACTGCCAAGCGCCCGTACCGAATATGTATCGGCGACAGAAGATACAAGGTGGTATCATCAGGCAAACGTACTCGATGAGACCTGGCAGGTGAGACAACCGCTGATGACATATGATGGTGGAGAGAAAATCTCTGAGAACTGGTTCTCACCGGTCGTTCGTCCGAGTCTGGGAGAAGGATACTGGCCGCCGAGGAGACAGGGTAACTCGCTTCAGATCAATGTTCCTGCATGGGCTGACGGCGGGAAAGGGAACACCGGTGGTACGGAATGGGATGTCTCAAACCAAAACCAGACCACCCAGTTATACAAAGGGGATACCTTATTGAAAGAGGGTCAGGGACAGGCGCTGAACGTTTGGGACATCTTACCTCAAGAACGTACCCAATACCGATTCGTCACAGACGCCAAACGGGACGAAAATCGCTGGAACACCTCAACCCGTACCCATACAGAGTGGACCTTCTGGACAGAAGCGACTGAGAACTGGATGGAAGACCTTCCATTCCTGATCCTTGACTATAAGGTGGATACAGATGTAAACGGGGATGCACTTTCCAACCGTCCGACAAATCTGGAGCTATCCGTTGGTAAGGTTGAAGGTGCTATTGGTTATGGCGAGATAGATGGTTCTTCCCTGGAAGTGTCCTTTAACGAAGGGAAGTCTTGGAAGAAGGTGAAGCTTGAGCGTGACGGAGATACGTTCAAAGCGGTCATCAATAATCCTAAATATGCCAAGAGTGTATCATTGAAAGCAAGTGCCTGGGATGATAAGGGGAATAAAATCAGTCAGGAGATTGTGAAGGCTTATGGATTGAGATAG